Proteins from a genomic interval of Lolium perenne isolate Kyuss_39 chromosome 1, Kyuss_2.0, whole genome shotgun sequence:
- the LOC127315584 gene encoding argininosuccinate synthase, chloroplastic, protein MPLPMRRLAAAPSLPAIHPHDSAAPPSVRLRRQHGRVAMERTSTTTARGVSCVVASGKEHAATTTGDEKKGGLRGKLKKVVLAYSGGLDTSVIVPWLRENYGCEVVCFTADVGQGDIEMEGLEKKAKASGASQLVVKNLQEEFVGEYIFPCLRAGAVYERKYLLGTSMARPVIAKAMVDVAKEVGADAVAHGCTGKGNDQVRFELTFYALNPELKVVAPWREWDITGREDAIEYAKKHNVPVPVSKKSIYSRDRNLWHLSHEGDILEDPANEPKEDMYMMSVSPENAPSKPEYLEIGIVAGVPTSINGKDLSPASLLAKLNEIGGKHGIGRIDMVENRLVGMKSRGVYETPGGTIMAAAVRELESLTLDRETMQWKDMLALKYAELVYAGRWFDPLRQSMDAFMETITATTTGSVTLKLYKGSVNVASRKSPYSLYREDISSFENGEIYNQADAEGFIRLYGLPTRVRAMLEKGI, encoded by the exons ATGCCTCTCCCAATGCGCCGCCTCGCCGCTGCCCCATCCCTCCCAGCGATACACCCGCACGACTCCGCCGCGCCGCCCTCCGTTCGACTCCGGCGACAACATGGCCGGGTGGCGATGGAGAGGACGTCGACGACGACGGCCCGAG GTGTTAGTTGTGTAGTGGCAAGCGGGAAAGAGCATGCTGCAACTACTACTGGCGATGAAAAGAAAGGTGGACTGCGTGGCAAACTAAAAAAAGTTGTTCTAGCTTACAGTGGTGGCCTGGATACATCAGTAATTGTTCCGTGGCTCAG AGAGAACTATGGCTGTGAAGTCGTCTGCTTCACTGCTGATGTTGGCCAG GGTGACATTGAAATGGAAGGATTGGAGAAAAAGGCAAAAGCTAGTGGTGCAAGCCAGCTTGTTGTAAAGAACTTACAAGAAGAATTTGTTGGTGAATATATATTCCCCTGCCTGCGTGCTGGTGCAGTTTACGAAAGGAAGTATCTGCTTGGGACTTCAATGGCTAGGCCTGTTATTGCTAAG GCAATGGTTGATGTTGCCAAGGAAGTTGGCGCAGATGCAGTTGCTCATGGGTGCACTGGAAAGGGCAATGATCAG GTTCGCTTTGAGCTTACATTTTATGCCTTAAATCCGGAACTTAAAGTGGTGGCACCCTGGAGGGAATGGGATATCACAGGACGTGAAGATGCAATTGAGTATGCGAAGAAACACAACGTGCCAGTTCCAGTTTCAAAGAAATCGATATACAGCCGAGACAGAAATTTGTGGCACCTTAGCCATGAG GGTGACATTTTGGAAGATCCAGCAAATGAGCCGAAAGAAGATATGTATATGATGTCTGTTTCTCCTGAAAATGCACCTTCAAAACCTGA GTACCTGGAGATCGGTATAGTTGCTGGTGTTCCTACTTCTATCAATGGAAAGGACCTCTCACCAGCATCTCTTCTTGCCAAGCTCAATGAAATCGGTGGAAAGCACGGTATCGGGCGTATTGACATGGTGGAAAACCGCCTCGTGGGGATGAAGTCCCGTGGTGTCTACGAGACCCCTGGTGGCACCATCATGGCAGCGGCGGTCCGTGAGCTGGAGTCCCTAACACTGGACAGGGAGACAATGCAGTGGAAGGATATGCTCGCCCTCAAGTACGCTGAGCTTGTCTACGCTGGGCGCTGGTTCGACCCGCTCCGGCAGTCCATGGACGCGTTCATGGAGACGATCACAGCGACGACGACCGGTTCTGTGACCCTGAAGCTGTACAAGGGCTCGGTGAACGTCGCGTCCCGGAAGAGCCCCTATAGCCTGTACAGGGAAGACATCTCTTCGTTTGAGAATGGGGAGATCTACAACCAGGCTGATGCCGAGGGTTTCATCAGGCTGTATGGTCTTCCCACCCGAGTTCGCGCAATGCTGGAGAAGGGTATCTAA
- the LOC127315573 gene encoding probable LRR receptor-like serine/threonine-protein kinase PAM74 translates to MLRLLAALLLLLPLAAGQRFRGFSYLLDCGAPASTTDTRGLRWDPDAPYVTAGTARALPLQGLLDPTLATLREFPRRPGAKYCYEFPVDPNRRYILRPTFFYGTASPPPPAFDLIVDGTFWTAVDTADDRLAGSASRYEAVFPAAGRSMSFCLGANPNYTEAGPFINALQVIQLDDPVYNATDFRTSVMGLIARTKFGSTGQVERYPDDSFDRHWQPFPDSKHAVSSTHNVTSGDFWNLPPPDVFNTALVAEQNAPLVLQWPPIPLQNDSYYVALYFADTLDDNSRTFDVNINDYRFYENLTVTSAGHSVFATQWILSGLTRVILSSKSGLPPLINAGEVFGLFPIGRLTITRDALALESVKRSLQNTPDDWIGDPCMPHGYAWTGVTCQEGLNIRVISLNLSSMGISGSISPEIANLTALTDLSFANNSLSGPIPDLIKLGKLQRLHLHDNKLNGTILQTLGRIQTLRELFLQGNNMTGAVPQNLLNNNGLTSRFLPGNNFFPRPPR, encoded by the exons ATGCTGCGTCTCctcgccgccctcctcctcctcctccccctcgccGCCGGCCAGCGATTCCGCGGCTTCTCCTACCTCCTCGACTGCGGCGCCCCAGCCTCCACCACCGACACCCGCGGCCTCCGCTGGGACCCCGACGCCCCCTACGTCACCGCCGGCACCGCCCGCGCGCTCCCGCTGCAGGGCCTGCTCGACCCGACCCTCGCCACCCTCCGCGAGTTCCCGCGCCGCCCCGGCGCCAAGTACTGCTACGAGTTCCCCGTCGACCCCAACCGCCGCTACATCCTCCGCCCCACCTTCTTCTACGGcaccgcctcgccgccgccgcccgcgttCGACCTGATCGTCGACGGCACCTTCTGGACCGCCGTCGACACCGCCGACGACAGGCTCGCCGGCAGCGCCTCGCGCTACGAGGCCGTGTTCCCGGCCGCGGGCCGGAGCATGAGCTTCTGCCTCGGCGCCAACCCTAACTACACCGAGGCCGGGCCCTTCATCAACGCGCTGCAGGTGATCCAGCTTGATGACCCGGTCTACAACGCCACCGATTTCCGGACCAGCGTCATGGGGCTCATCGCGCGCACCAAGTTTGGCTCCACTGGCCAAGTCGAGAG GTACCCTGATGACAGTTTTGACCGCCATTGGCAGCCATTTCCAGACAGCAAACATGCAGTCAGTAGTACCCACAATGTTACATCGGGTGATTTCTGGAATCTGCCACCTCCTGATGTGTTTAATACAGCTTTGGTAGCAGAACAGAATGCTCCCTTGGTGTTGCAATGGCCTCCAATACCTCTCCAGAATGATAGCTATTATGTTGCTCTTTACTTTGCTGATACATTAGATGATAATTCGAGGACCTTTGATGTGAATATAAATGATTATCGCTTTTACGAAAATCTGACTGTAACATCAGCTGGCCATTCTGTGTTTGCAACACAATGGATTCTCTCAGGCCTAACCAGAGTTATATTGTCTTCCAAGTCTGGTCTTCCGCCACTTATCAATGCTGGTGAAGTCTTTGGACTTTTTCCCATAGGAAGACTGACGATTACACGGGATG CACTTGCTCTGGAAAGTGTAAAGAGAAGCCTTCAAAATACACCTGATGATTGGATTGGAGATCCATGTATGCCTCATGGATATGCTTGGACTGGAGTTACATGTCAGGAAGGACTGAATATACGTGTCATATCATT GAACTTATCAAGTATGGGCATCTCTGGATCTATATCACCTGAAATTGCAAACCTGACCGCGCTTACTGATCT ATCTTTTGCAAACAATAGCTTGTCTGGACCTATTCCTGATCTCATCAAACTGGGCAAACTCCAACGACT GCACCTGCATGATAACAAGCTGAATGGAACAATACTTCAGACGTTGGGGAGAATTCAGACCTTGCGTGAACT ATTCTTGCAAGGCAATAATATGACTGGAGCAGTTCCACAGAACTTGCTGAATAATAATGGGTTGACTAGCCG ATTTCTTCCGGGCAATAACTTCTTCCCAAGACCACCACGCTGA